Proteins co-encoded in one Bacillus infantis NRRL B-14911 genomic window:
- a CDS encoding glycoside hydrolase family 1 protein yields MSNHSENEIQYPFPEGFWWGSSASATQTEGAADVDGKGKNIWDHWYETEPNRFFNGVGPEKTSQFYYKYKEDIRLMKEIGHNSFRLSISWSRLIPEGKGEVNDKAVEFYNHVINELIDNDIEPFVNLFHFDMPMELQKIGGWANREVVDAYEEYAKVCFELFGDRVKKWFTHNEPIVPVEGGYLYDFHYPNEINFGKAVQVGYHTILSSAKAIKAYKEQKQDGKIGIILNLTPSYPRSQNPADLKASVLADAFFNRSFLDPSVKGEFPEELVQLLREEGFLPTVEEGDLELIKNNTVDILGVNYYQPRRVKAKENLPNPEAPFMPERFFDNYVMPGRKMNPHRGWEIYEKGVYDILINLKENYGNIECFISENGMGVEGEEKFRDENGIIQDDYRIDFIKGHLEWVHKAIQEGSNVRGYHLWTFMDNWSWSNAYKNRYGFVSVNLDKDGERTIKQSGKWFKAVSEKNGF; encoded by the coding sequence ATGTCTAATCATAGCGAGAATGAAATTCAATATCCATTTCCGGAAGGATTCTGGTGGGGCTCTTCTGCTTCCGCGACCCAGACAGAGGGTGCGGCTGATGTTGATGGCAAAGGGAAAAACATCTGGGACCACTGGTATGAAACAGAGCCAAACCGTTTCTTTAATGGTGTAGGGCCAGAGAAAACATCCCAATTCTATTATAAATATAAAGAAGATATCAGGCTGATGAAGGAAATCGGCCACAATTCTTTCCGCCTGTCCATCTCATGGTCAAGGCTGATCCCGGAAGGAAAAGGTGAGGTGAATGATAAGGCTGTTGAATTTTACAATCATGTCATCAATGAATTGATTGATAATGATATAGAGCCTTTTGTGAATCTGTTCCACTTTGATATGCCGATGGAGCTGCAGAAGATCGGCGGCTGGGCAAATCGTGAAGTGGTCGATGCTTATGAGGAATATGCAAAAGTCTGCTTTGAGCTGTTCGGGGACCGTGTGAAAAAATGGTTTACCCACAATGAACCGATCGTACCGGTTGAAGGCGGCTACCTCTATGATTTCCACTATCCAAACGAAATCAATTTCGGCAAAGCTGTCCAGGTGGGATACCATACCATTCTATCAAGCGCCAAGGCAATCAAGGCTTATAAAGAACAAAAACAGGATGGGAAGATCGGCATCATCCTGAATTTGACGCCATCATATCCGCGTAGCCAGAATCCGGCTGATTTGAAAGCATCTGTTCTCGCTGATGCATTCTTTAACCGCTCTTTCCTTGATCCTTCCGTTAAGGGTGAATTTCCAGAGGAGCTCGTTCAGCTGCTGAGGGAAGAAGGGTTCCTTCCAACTGTGGAAGAAGGCGATCTGGAACTTATCAAGAATAATACTGTTGATATCCTGGGCGTGAACTACTATCAGCCGCGCCGCGTAAAAGCAAAAGAAAATCTGCCGAATCCGGAAGCGCCATTTATGCCAGAACGTTTCTTTGATAATTACGTCATGCCAGGCCGCAAAATGAACCCTCACCGCGGCTGGGAAATCTACGAAAAAGGTGTCTATGATATCCTTATCAACCTGAAGGAAAACTATGGAAACATTGAATGCTTCATTTCCGAGAACGGGATGGGCGTTGAAGGAGAAGAAAAATTCCGGGACGAAAATGGCATCATCCAGGATGATTACAGGATAGATTTTATTAAAGGGCATCTAGAATGGGTCCATAAAGCGATTCAGGAAGGATCCAATGTAAGGGGCTATCATCTATGGACGTTCATGGATAACTGGTCATGGTCCAATGCTTATAAAAACCGCTACGGTTTTGTGTCCGTTAATCTAGATAAAGATGGGGAGCGAACAATTAAGCAGAGCGGCAAGTGGTTTAAGGCTGTGTCTGAAAAAAACGGTTTCTGA
- a CDS encoding PTS fructose transporter subunit IIABC, with amino-acid sequence MAKILAVTACPVGIAHTYMAAENLQKAGEVLGVEMKVETQGSIGVENALTEQDIAEADGIIIAADKEVPKDRFAGKRVIVTGVQDGIRKPEELIKRIQIGDAPIYKPELAKNEGAAKKQKENPIYKHLMSGVSYMVPFIVVGGLLIALALTLGGEQTLGGIVIPEDSIWKQVESLGATAFMFMVPILAGFIAVSIADRPGLVPGMIGGYIAANGSFYGSEAGAGFIGGIIAGFLAGYVALAIKKLKVPKAVQPVMPIIFIPILSSVIVGLLFIYVIGAPVAQVFESLTDLLSSMQGGSSIVLALILGAMIAVDMGGPFNKVAFLFGSAMIAEGNYEIMGPIAVAICIPPIGLGLATFVNKRKFTQTEREAGKASFTMGLFGITEGAIPFAAQDPLRVIPSIVTGSMVGSVIAMISQVGDRVAHGGPIVAVLGAVDNVLMFFVAAIAGAVVTALMVTALKKNVEGAPVPALAGAEGSAVPEESVQAAVEKQENAEIRKLTDITSVELIDISLEGEARDDVIDELIERFDAAGVLSSKEAYKQAILNREAQSSTGLGMNIAIPHGKSNAVKRPAVAFGIKREGVDWSSLDGTDAKLIFMIAVPEQAAGDAHLKILQMLSRKLMDDEFREQLLKAESKEQAYQLLEEIQ; translated from the coding sequence ATGGCGAAGATATTGGCTGTCACAGCTTGCCCGGTCGGCATTGCCCATACGTATATGGCTGCCGAGAACCTGCAAAAGGCAGGCGAAGTGCTCGGCGTTGAAATGAAAGTAGAGACGCAAGGTTCGATCGGTGTAGAGAACGCTTTAACTGAACAGGATATTGCCGAAGCAGACGGCATCATCATTGCAGCAGACAAGGAGGTTCCTAAAGACCGTTTTGCTGGAAAAAGAGTGATTGTCACCGGCGTTCAGGATGGTATCCGCAAGCCGGAGGAGCTGATCAAAAGGATTCAGATTGGAGACGCCCCAATTTATAAGCCGGAACTGGCCAAAAATGAAGGCGCTGCCAAGAAACAGAAGGAAAACCCTATTTATAAGCATCTGATGAGTGGTGTTTCTTATATGGTTCCATTCATCGTTGTCGGAGGACTTCTGATCGCCCTTGCACTTACACTTGGCGGGGAACAGACACTTGGGGGAATCGTCATTCCTGAGGATTCCATCTGGAAGCAGGTTGAAAGCCTTGGTGCGACTGCCTTTATGTTCATGGTTCCTATCCTAGCAGGTTTCATTGCTGTCAGCATTGCAGACCGTCCGGGGCTTGTGCCGGGTATGATCGGCGGTTATATTGCTGCGAACGGAAGCTTTTATGGAAGTGAAGCAGGTGCAGGATTCATCGGCGGCATCATTGCCGGGTTCCTGGCAGGATATGTGGCTCTGGCTATTAAGAAGCTCAAGGTGCCTAAAGCCGTACAGCCTGTTATGCCCATCATTTTTATCCCGATTCTCTCGTCTGTCATTGTTGGTTTATTGTTCATCTATGTTATTGGTGCTCCAGTTGCACAAGTATTCGAAAGCTTAACCGATCTCCTCAGCAGCATGCAGGGAGGAAGCTCAATTGTATTGGCACTTATCCTTGGCGCTATGATTGCGGTCGACATGGGCGGTCCCTTCAACAAAGTGGCCTTCCTGTTCGGCTCTGCCATGATTGCGGAAGGAAACTATGAAATCATGGGCCCGATTGCGGTGGCCATCTGTATCCCGCCAATCGGGCTCGGCCTGGCAACTTTTGTTAACAAGCGAAAGTTTACGCAAACTGAAAGGGAAGCAGGAAAAGCCTCCTTTACGATGGGTCTTTTTGGAATCACAGAGGGTGCGATTCCATTTGCAGCGCAGGATCCGCTGCGCGTTATTCCCAGCATTGTCACTGGTTCCATGGTTGGGTCGGTTATCGCCATGATCTCCCAGGTTGGAGACCGCGTAGCGCACGGCGGACCGATTGTAGCTGTCCTTGGAGCCGTCGACAATGTCCTGATGTTCTTTGTTGCTGCTATTGCTGGTGCTGTCGTGACTGCCCTGATGGTTACTGCACTGAAGAAGAATGTTGAAGGTGCCCCTGTCCCAGCTCTTGCCGGCGCAGAAGGCAGCGCAGTTCCTGAAGAATCTGTACAAGCTGCAGTAGAAAAGCAGGAAAATGCAGAAATCCGGAAACTGACTGACATTACTAGCGTTGAACTGATTGACATCAGCCTAGAAGGTGAAGCGCGTGATGATGTCATTGATGAACTGATTGAACGCTTTGATGCAGCAGGTGTACTAAGCTCGAAAGAAGCGTACAAGCAAGCAATCCTTAACCGTGAGGCACAGAGTTCTACTGGATTGGGGATGAATATTGCCATTCCGCACGGAAAATCAAACGCAGTCAAACGCCCCGCCGTTGCTTTTGGCATCAAGCGGGAAGGTGTGGACTGGTCCAGCCTTGACGGCACAGATGCCAAGCTGATCTTCATGATTGCCGTGCCCGAACAGGCAGCCGGCGATGCCCATCTGAAAATCCTGCAGATGCTGTCGCGCAAACTGATGGATGATGAATTCCGCGAACAGCTGCTAAAAGCTGAGTCTAAAGAGCAGGCGTATCAGCTGCTTGAAGAAATTCAATAA
- a CDS encoding BglG family transcription antiterminator: MTNRQKELLRILLLHEEGALQIKDLSGQLGCVEKTVRNDLDRIEDYLGQYEGTNLIRKPGVGIFIEIDEAARSEILQSLFSDDSKTMEERLFEMAFQLLTSGNAITLKYWAERYFVPNASLKKDLEVIAQWLERFDLLLVSRQRLGHLIEGTELNKRNALAHLSGLIPSGGIGKNPVLDLFQPYEIDIVRKALKEIQNNESIRFTDEALDSLVVHALIMIKRTRQRAPVFVEPAEMEKIALRKEYEYASAFFTRLADSFQLSFPEAEIVYYTWHFISAKRSEEAESALIQDEKAEHVVQLLIERMEKLTLFPFGNDHILASGLAVHMHSVISRIHYGFPITNPLLANIKRMYPYMFSMVILALDDIREGFHISIPEDEAAYIVLHFQASIERLEGKRNIEKKRAIIVCHMGIGMSHLLEAKIEQQYAAIEIAACIGKAEVAEALEKHHPDFIISTVPLEKAGTGYIQISPLFGQEDKERLSQFVDNLRTGKTEGREESFADLMEEDLIFLHVKKEHRYEVVEMLAMALYQKGYAAKEFIHSTVNRERNSATAIGGGISIPHGDPSMISRTAIAAAILDQPLEWGSEKVSLVFLLAVAKENQRDIRRIIGKIASLSESPAAVHELVSAGNAAEFLKMLKQQ; this comes from the coding sequence ATGACAAATAGACAAAAGGAGCTTCTGAGGATATTGCTTCTTCATGAGGAAGGTGCTCTGCAGATAAAGGATTTGTCCGGGCAGCTTGGCTGTGTGGAGAAGACGGTCAGGAATGATTTGGACCGGATCGAGGATTACCTCGGTCAGTATGAAGGAACAAACCTCATCCGCAAGCCGGGAGTTGGCATCTTCATTGAGATTGATGAGGCCGCACGTTCAGAAATACTGCAGAGCCTTTTCTCGGATGATTCAAAAACAATGGAAGAGCGATTGTTTGAGATGGCTTTTCAGCTTCTGACAAGCGGGAATGCCATTACTTTAAAATATTGGGCAGAACGGTATTTTGTCCCTAACGCTTCCCTCAAGAAGGACCTTGAAGTTATTGCCCAGTGGCTCGAGCGGTTTGACTTATTGCTTGTTTCCAGGCAGCGGCTTGGACATCTTATTGAAGGGACGGAACTCAATAAGCGGAATGCTCTGGCTCATCTGTCCGGGCTAATTCCTTCAGGCGGCATTGGCAAAAATCCAGTTTTGGACCTTTTCCAGCCGTATGAAATTGACATTGTCCGCAAAGCGCTTAAAGAGATACAGAACAATGAATCAATCCGGTTTACGGATGAAGCACTCGACAGCCTTGTGGTCCATGCACTCATTATGATCAAAAGAACCAGGCAGAGGGCGCCTGTTTTCGTTGAGCCCGCCGAAATGGAAAAAATAGCACTGCGGAAAGAATATGAGTATGCCTCTGCTTTTTTCACCAGGCTGGCAGATTCTTTCCAGTTATCCTTCCCGGAAGCAGAAATTGTGTATTATACCTGGCATTTTATCAGTGCCAAACGTTCAGAAGAGGCTGAGTCTGCATTGATCCAGGATGAGAAGGCAGAGCATGTTGTTCAGCTGCTCATCGAAAGAATGGAAAAGCTGACATTGTTTCCGTTTGGGAATGACCATATCCTTGCGAGCGGGCTAGCCGTGCATATGCACTCGGTCATCAGCCGTATTCATTACGGTTTTCCAATCACCAACCCGCTTCTCGCCAATATTAAAAGAATGTATCCTTATATGTTCAGCATGGTCATCCTGGCGCTCGACGATATCAGGGAAGGATTCCATATCAGCATCCCGGAGGATGAAGCAGCCTATATCGTCCTTCATTTTCAGGCCTCGATTGAAAGGCTTGAAGGAAAAAGAAATATTGAAAAGAAGCGGGCCATCATTGTCTGCCATATGGGCATCGGTATGTCACACCTGCTTGAAGCAAAGATTGAGCAGCAGTATGCTGCCATTGAAATTGCCGCTTGCATCGGCAAGGCCGAAGTGGCAGAAGCGCTGGAAAAACATCATCCTGATTTTATCATTTCAACCGTCCCCCTTGAAAAAGCAGGGACTGGCTATATCCAGATTTCTCCCCTATTTGGGCAGGAGGATAAGGAGAGGCTGAGCCAATTTGTGGACAATCTTCGTACTGGCAAGACGGAAGGCCGGGAAGAGTCTTTTGCTGATCTTATGGAAGAGGATCTGATTTTTCTCCATGTAAAAAAAGAGCATCGGTATGAGGTTGTTGAAATGCTGGCAATGGCCCTCTATCAAAAAGGCTATGCTGCAAAAGAGTTCATTCACAGCACGGTGAACCGTGAAAGGAACTCGGCCACTGCCATTGGCGGGGGTATTAGCATCCCGCATGGAGATCCATCCATGATCAGCAGGACGGCGATCGCAGCGGCAATACTGGATCAGCCGCTCGAGTGGGGCTCCGAAAAGGTTTCACTCGTATTTCTGCTTGCCGTTGCAAAAGAAAATCAGCGTGACATCCGGAGGATCATCGGGAAGATCGCTTCATTGAGCGAGTCGCCTGCTGCTGTCCATGAACTGGTGTCAGCCGGAAATGCGGCAGAATTTTTAAAAATGCTTAAACAACAATAA
- the manA gene encoding mannose-6-phosphate isomerase, class I translates to MKEPLFLEPVFQERIWGGTALRDVFDYSIPSDHTGECWAISGHPNGQSTVKNGEYAGRTIGELWENNRELFGNYSSPVFPLLTKILDANADLSVQVHPNDSYAKEHENGELGKTECWYIIDCDEDAELIFGHTAQTKEEFVERVEKGEWNELLRRVSVKPGDFFYVPSGTIHALCKGTLILETQQSSDTTYRVYDYDRKDAEGNTRELHIDKSIAVTAIPHQSTRVEPSVKKQGEAEVTKFVEAEYFTVYKWNINGKASFAQDKPFLLGSVLNGSGVLKADGKEYAFTRGDHFILPSDFGEYEVEGQAELIVSHV, encoded by the coding sequence ATGAAGGAACCTTTATTTTTAGAGCCTGTTTTTCAGGAGCGCATATGGGGCGGGACGGCGTTGAGGGATGTTTTTGATTACTCCATTCCTTCTGACCATACAGGAGAATGCTGGGCAATTTCCGGCCATCCGAACGGGCAGAGCACAGTAAAGAATGGGGAGTATGCCGGCAGGACGATCGGGGAGCTGTGGGAAAACAACCGCGAGCTGTTCGGAAACTACTCTTCGCCGGTTTTTCCTTTGCTGACAAAAATCCTTGATGCGAATGCTGATTTATCGGTTCAGGTCCATCCGAATGATTCTTATGCGAAAGAGCATGAGAATGGCGAATTGGGCAAGACGGAGTGCTGGTACATCATTGACTGTGATGAGGATGCCGAGCTGATTTTCGGCCATACGGCCCAGACAAAGGAAGAGTTTGTAGAGCGTGTTGAAAAGGGCGAGTGGAATGAGCTTCTGCGCCGTGTGTCTGTAAAGCCGGGCGACTTTTTCTATGTACCGAGCGGGACTATCCATGCGCTTTGCAAAGGCACGCTGATTCTTGAGACGCAGCAGAGCTCTGACACAACCTACCGTGTGTACGACTATGACCGGAAGGACGCTGAAGGAAATACACGTGAGCTGCATATTGATAAGTCAATTGCGGTCACTGCTATCCCGCATCAGTCCACACGTGTTGAGCCGTCTGTGAAAAAGCAAGGAGAAGCCGAGGTCACGAAGTTCGTTGAAGCAGAGTACTTTACGGTCTACAAATGGAACATCAATGGCAAGGCGAGCTTTGCACAGGACAAACCATTCCTTTTGGGCAGTGTGCTGAACGGCAGCGGCGTCCTGAAGGCAGATGGAAAAGAATATGCTTTTACCAGAGGAGACCATTTCATTCTCCCTTCCGACTTCGGAGAATACGAAGTCGAAGGCCAGGCCGAACTTATTGTGTCCCATGTATGA
- a CDS encoding HRDC domain-containing protein: MSFLKNVFNVLTDKRDIKEPEIYKHFNEKSVTISRLTELAESNDPNIDLKKVENHLKLFTIGQTGEKNVLFELQHSMLPLVILHDVYLEYGDYAAQLDFIVITHKFIMVLEVKKMFGNIHITDKGEFQRVITKNNRIINKEGMYSPINQVERHMGILEKLLKDDGAIKNCPVTYAVTFANSKTILDIAKNAPANIQSKVIRHDQIKTFIQNELEKKSPVFMTDQLVYGIADTILKYSKEKQFNKEDYLLQTSLATQKEISNAASVPAVNQNDKDSILKKSLTEYRLNRSRELNIKPYYIYTNKMLDELLEKKPMTIEHLLEIEGFSQKKAEDYGKDLLAIISGQSPESRFPKKQHTKHIRNNPPNEKEIRSALTAFRTSHSKKLNVKPYYIFTNNTLEAILIKRPGTMSDLLSIEGIGPKKAGEFGQELLDIIKGN, from the coding sequence ATGTCTTTTCTTAAAAACGTCTTTAATGTCTTAACAGACAAGCGGGATATAAAAGAACCTGAAATTTATAAGCATTTCAATGAAAAATCTGTCACCATCTCACGTCTGACCGAGCTGGCAGAAAGCAATGATCCAAACATCGACCTGAAAAAAGTGGAAAACCACTTAAAGTTATTCACCATCGGCCAAACAGGAGAAAAAAACGTCCTGTTTGAACTCCAGCACTCTATGCTGCCGCTGGTCATCCTGCATGATGTATATCTGGAGTATGGTGATTATGCTGCTCAATTGGATTTTATTGTTATTACACATAAGTTCATAATGGTTTTAGAAGTGAAGAAGATGTTTGGCAATATACATATTACTGATAAAGGGGAATTCCAAAGAGTAATTACGAAGAACAACAGGATCATTAACAAAGAAGGGATGTACAGCCCGATCAACCAAGTCGAACGGCATATGGGAATCCTGGAAAAACTCCTGAAAGATGACGGTGCTATAAAAAATTGTCCCGTTACCTATGCTGTTACTTTTGCAAATTCCAAAACTATTTTGGATATCGCTAAGAATGCGCCGGCAAATATACAATCAAAGGTCATCCGCCATGACCAAATCAAAACTTTCATTCAAAATGAGCTGGAGAAAAAATCGCCTGTATTCATGACAGATCAACTCGTCTATGGGATCGCGGATACTATTCTGAAATACAGTAAAGAAAAGCAATTCAACAAAGAAGATTATTTGCTGCAAACATCTCTAGCGACTCAAAAGGAAATATCAAACGCTGCCTCTGTCCCAGCTGTAAATCAAAATGATAAGGATAGCATCTTAAAAAAATCTCTAACTGAATATCGTCTTAACCGTTCAAGAGAATTGAATATAAAACCTTACTATATTTACACTAATAAAATGCTGGATGAGCTCTTGGAGAAAAAGCCTATGACCATTGAGCATTTGTTAGAGATTGAAGGGTTTAGCCAGAAAAAAGCGGAGGACTACGGAAAGGATCTATTGGCGATCATTAGCGGACAATCGCCAGAATCACGCTTTCCGAAGAAGCAGCACACCAAACATATCCGGAATAACCCACCAAATGAAAAAGAAATCCGCTCTGCTTTAACCGCATTTAGAACGAGCCATTCAAAAAAGCTCAATGTAAAACCGTATTATATCTTTACTAACAATACACTAGAGGCAATTTTAATTAAGAGACCTGGTACTATGAGTGACCTTTTAAGCATAGAAGGCATAGGGCCAAAGAAAGCCGGGGAGTTTGGGCAGGAACTGCTGGATATAATAAAGGGAAATTAA
- a CDS encoding GAF domain-containing protein: MNSNAFSYSKFMNFDEAADSILRMMSRILNINTLFIAKNDQRTNEIVKVVNHGDTLLREGDTLPFEETFCKLSVDHGEKVLFIPDITKSDLSNALNVTRNLGSGSFVGLPIFYEDGRNYGTICGLDTETFELTEEHVELFETMSSLLSYVLELDDANRQIQTLSAPLVPITTGVAILPIIGNINEFRLETIIELALTKSESLSLEYLIIDLSGILQINDMVSSSLLKVANMLSLIGVTPILTGIRPDLALNAISTNIDLKSVKTEASLESALKTIGFTLSRDEGAGSSSRSLFR; this comes from the coding sequence ATGAATTCAAATGCTTTTTCTTACAGCAAGTTCATGAATTTTGACGAAGCGGCGGACAGCATCCTACGAATGATGAGCAGGATTTTAAATATAAATACACTTTTCATTGCTAAAAATGATCAAAGGACAAATGAGATTGTTAAGGTTGTTAATCATGGGGATACTTTGCTGAGGGAAGGAGATACTCTTCCTTTTGAAGAGACTTTTTGCAAGCTGAGTGTGGATCATGGCGAAAAGGTCCTGTTCATTCCAGATATTACAAAAAGCGATTTATCAAACGCACTTAATGTGACCCGGAATTTAGGAAGCGGCAGCTTTGTAGGCCTTCCTATTTTTTATGAAGATGGAAGGAATTATGGGACCATCTGCGGACTGGATACGGAAACCTTTGAACTCACTGAAGAACATGTGGAGCTGTTTGAGACCATGAGCTCTCTGCTCTCCTATGTACTGGAGCTCGATGACGCGAACAGGCAGATTCAAACACTGTCAGCACCGCTCGTCCCGATCACTACAGGAGTGGCCATCCTTCCGATCATCGGCAATATCAATGAATTCCGGCTGGAAACCATCATAGAATTGGCCCTCACCAAGAGCGAGAGCCTGTCACTGGAGTATCTAATCATTGATCTGTCAGGGATTCTCCAAATCAACGATATGGTGAGCTCGTCCCTTTTAAAAGTTGCCAATATGCTGAGTCTGATTGGAGTAACCCCCATACTTACCGGTATCAGGCCGGACTTGGCGTTAAACGCAATCAGCACAAATATAGATTTGAAATCAGTAAAAACCGAGGCCAGCCTGGAAAGTGCTTTGAAGACGATTGGGTTTACACTGAGCAGAGATGAAGGGGCCGGCTCATCCTCCCGCTCCCTTTTTAGGTGA
- a CDS encoding S1C family serine protease, with the protein MKKWIISISSVVLIWGGGIYGYYYLKDSMPKKLTVPSGLVAKADPAASKVTETPEDLKGIIHQTQKLVVKIELEDGSLGSGFLYNDKGDIVTNAHVVANASNVKVKTSDSREFSGVVIGVSSETDVGLVRVQGLVGTDPLKIARDRKGEVGDEVLALGTPLGLENTVTTGIISGVDRDFVLEPFKYEDVYQISAPIAHGNSGGPLIDSKTGEVLGINSAGMDEGSIGFSIPINSILPLIEGWSKSPMTNVADVAIATDQYSYEEEEYSIGDYASYLVEYFYDCLNQGDYVTAYSLIGSSWQSSITYEKFREGYLNTESVSIDDITASTDGDNATAVAIISADERKDGGTVYSKYKLTYNIGYENDQLKLISGKGERIE; encoded by the coding sequence GTGAAAAAATGGATTATCAGCATATCTTCCGTTGTTCTGATTTGGGGCGGCGGCATATACGGCTATTATTATTTGAAAGATTCGATGCCCAAAAAACTCACGGTCCCATCTGGCCTTGTGGCTAAAGCGGATCCAGCTGCATCCAAGGTGACAGAGACACCGGAAGACTTGAAAGGAATCATCCATCAAACGCAAAAGCTGGTTGTAAAAATAGAACTGGAGGACGGTTCATTAGGATCAGGCTTTCTCTATAACGACAAAGGTGACATTGTGACAAACGCCCATGTAGTGGCGAATGCCAGTAATGTGAAGGTGAAAACCTCAGATTCACGTGAATTTTCCGGAGTCGTGATCGGCGTAAGCAGTGAGACAGATGTTGGTCTTGTCCGGGTGCAGGGTCTTGTAGGGACAGACCCTCTTAAAATCGCCCGCGACCGTAAAGGCGAGGTTGGGGATGAAGTCCTGGCACTTGGCACCCCGCTTGGACTGGAGAACACAGTAACCACTGGAATTATCAGCGGCGTGGACCGGGATTTTGTGCTGGAGCCTTTCAAATATGAGGATGTTTACCAAATATCTGCCCCGATTGCTCATGGCAATAGCGGAGGCCCTCTGATTGACAGCAAGACCGGGGAGGTTCTGGGCATCAACTCAGCCGGGATGGACGAGGGCAGCATTGGATTCAGCATCCCAATTAACAGTATTCTGCCGCTTATTGAAGGCTGGTCCAAGTCCCCAATGACCAATGTCGCCGATGTTGCCATTGCAACAGACCAGTATAGCTATGAGGAGGAAGAATACTCAATCGGTGATTATGCATCATACCTTGTTGAATATTTTTACGACTGCCTTAACCAGGGAGACTATGTTACCGCCTACTCCCTGATCGGAAGCAGCTGGCAATCCTCCATCACCTATGAGAAATTTCGGGAGGGTTACTTGAACACAGAGTCAGTTTCTATTGACGATATCACCGCCAGCACTGATGGTGATAATGCAACTGCAGTCGCGATCATCTCTGCTGATGAGAGAAAAGACGGAGGAACCGTCTACAGCAAATACAAACTCACCTACAATATCGGTTACGAAAATGATCAGCTAAAACTTATTTCAGGTAAAGGTGAGAGAATAGAGTAA
- a CDS encoding FxLYD domain-containing protein: MFCNQCGEKLAADSRFCTKCGAPVARPKEEMKDGNGSGQAAADESLSKKHTYPIDEANMDTPVNGAESRSERKRTTFKSALPFALPLVSILIAAIGLSYYYFQEKEVNAEVLGIMKSAEETALKGDYEASKKLLEEGISKRPEYTALKGNLDLVNLALELEGILDTASSKIKKTEFNAASKGLASLKSKINDSESPLFEPFKAKVEEKEVQIAVGTIKKELNGLKTVDELAGKLSILATLPEKEATPVKTEILNKIIQISTDDAEGKLKGKQFTDAFSIIDKGLEYATNDKKLLAFRDRVEQERSAFEQAEQQRIEQAMEAAAQEDLKNRTAAVEVLGVTAEVDEYGDLYVTGEVKNTATASISSVTIYYSVYDADNSYITDGSVTVYPYYLEPGESGSFDDIYYGIYQDATVDIDNITWYLN, from the coding sequence ATGTTCTGTAATCAATGCGGAGAAAAGCTGGCAGCCGACTCCCGGTTTTGTACAAAATGCGGCGCTCCTGTAGCCAGGCCGAAGGAAGAAATGAAGGATGGGAACGGCAGTGGGCAGGCGGCTGCTGATGAGAGTCTCTCAAAAAAGCATACATATCCTATAGATGAAGCTAATATGGATACACCTGTAAATGGGGCAGAGTCCCGCTCCGAACGAAAGCGTACTACCTTTAAGAGTGCCCTTCCGTTTGCCCTTCCTCTGGTCAGCATCCTGATAGCCGCTATTGGACTCTCCTACTATTATTTTCAGGAAAAAGAAGTTAACGCGGAGGTTCTGGGCATAATGAAGTCGGCTGAGGAAACGGCTTTGAAGGGAGACTATGAAGCTTCTAAAAAGCTGCTGGAAGAAGGAATTTCCAAGCGTCCTGAATATACGGCTCTCAAGGGTAACCTTGATTTGGTTAATTTGGCTTTAGAACTAGAAGGAATCCTTGATACAGCAAGCAGCAAAATTAAAAAAACAGAGTTTAATGCAGCTTCAAAAGGCCTGGCTAGTTTAAAGAGCAAAATAAACGACTCAGAAAGCCCTCTTTTTGAGCCTTTTAAAGCTAAGGTGGAAGAAAAAGAAGTCCAGATTGCTGTCGGTACAATAAAGAAGGAATTGAACGGACTAAAGACAGTGGATGAGCTGGCAGGAAAATTGAGTATATTGGCTACATTACCGGAAAAAGAAGCTACCCCGGTCAAGACAGAGATATTAAATAAAATCATCCAAATCAGTACAGATGATGCCGAAGGGAAATTAAAAGGAAAACAGTTCACAGACGCTTTTTCCATTATCGATAAAGGTTTGGAGTATGCCACAAATGACAAGAAGCTTTTGGCATTCAGGGACAGGGTCGAGCAGGAAAGATCAGCTTTTGAACAGGCGGAGCAGCAGCGGATTGAACAGGCCATGGAAGCTGCAGCGCAGGAGGACTTAAAAAACCGGACTGCTGCAGTAGAGGTTCTAGGCGTGACAGCTGAAGTTGATGAGTATGGAGATCTCTATGTAACTGGCGAGGTGAAGAACACTGCGACGGCTTCCATCAGCTCTGTGACAATCTACTACTCAGTTTACGATGCAGACAACAGCTATATTACTGATGGATCTGTCACTGTCTATCCGTATTATTTAGAGCCGGGAGAGTCGGGCTCCTTTGATGACATTTATTATGGAATCTACCAAGATGCGACTGTAGATATAGACAATATAACCTGGTATCTAAATTAA